The following coding sequences lie in one Cloeon dipterum chromosome 1, ieCloDipt1.1, whole genome shotgun sequence genomic window:
- the LOC135948095 gene encoding NKAP family protein CG6066-like translates to MGRESPASKKRRRSWSSSSTSSSLSSSSSSSSDAGRKRSDRSSAKNRQRPLNSRRETRRRSPGGRRDRSFSEDRNGRALSTASFDSMDLEKMSKKKDAITKLREKLGSTSDEPQPREGQHPKVSTDKKRPSPSRKRESPSRLRRSRSPRRRDTRSPKQSEKSHIRRSRSPAGHRSNRHADERQRRESYAPGKVDNSRHKSPDNKRRRSESPRQKFGDRRPPRRSSPGKSTKRNSPGKSLDRPERTERKRSRSFERPNYSKGSINDKRWKHDGYLELQNESMNPPQSTGFDKGFNKRRHQNGGDDPYMDARRAQRVEICEKGVASLWANSPRPLSDSSDEEKKKKEAADGDDKKKKKKKLLKKLERKIKKEIIAEMLKKEKKKKKKKNKKKKDSSSESDGSESDSGDEWVEKPTKSSKSSKKEKLSKTSDDEGGIVGPNIQKIALTHKEMGKALLPGEGAAMAAYVAEGKRIPRRGEIGLTSDEIASFESVGYVMSGSRHRRMEAVRIRKENQIYSADEKRALAMFSKDERQKREHKILGQFKEMVSSKVQKRI, encoded by the exons ATGGGTCGAGAGAGTCCAGCTAGCAAGAAGCGTCGACGCAGTTGGAGTTCATCTTCTACAAGCTCATCCTTGTCTAGCAGCTCGTCTTCAAGCTCTGATGCTGGTAGGAAAAGGTCTGACAGGTCGTCGGCCAAGAACAGACAGAGGCCACTTAACAGTCGGCGTGAGACGCGCCGACGTTCGCCAGGCGGCCGCAGGGATCGGAGTTTTTCAGAGGATCGCAATGGTCGCGCTCTATCCACTGCTTCTTTCGACTCTATGGACTTGGAGAAAATGTCTAAAAAGAAAGACGCCATAACCAAATTGAGGGAGAAATTAGGCAGCACCAGCGACGAACCCCAGCCAAGAGAAGGGCAACATCCAAAAGTTTCTACAGACAAGAAAAGACCATCGCCCTCGAGGAAACGCGAGTCTCCCTCAAGACTGAGAAGGTCACGTTCTCCAAGACGGCGAGATACCAGGTCGCCGAAGCAAAGTGAAAAGAGTCACATTAGGAGGTCAAGGTCTCCAGCTGGACACAGGAGTAACAGGCACGCCGACGAAAGGCAGCGCAGGGAAAGTTATGCCCCTGGGAAAGTAGACAACAGCAGACACAAATCCCCGGACAACAAAAGAAGGAGATCAGAATCTCCGAGACAAAAGTTTGGAGACAGGAGACCTCCTCGAAGGAGTTCTCCTGGCAAATCAACAAAAAGGAATTCTCCAGGCAAGAGCTTGGACAGACCTGAGCGTACAGAGAGGAAGAGGTCCAGGAGTTTTGAACGCCCTAACTACAGTAAAGGATCAATCAATGACAAAAGGTGGAAACATGATGG ATACTTGGAACTTCAAAATGAATCCATGAATCCTCCACAATCCACTGGCTTTGACAAAGGCTTCAATAAGAGAAGGCACCAAAATGGAGGGGATGATCCTTACATGGATGCAAGAAGGGCTCAAAGAGTAGAAATCTGTGAGAAAGGAGTAGCTAGCCTCTGGGCAAACTCTCCAAGGCCACTTTCTGATAG CTCTGATgaagagaaaaagaagaaagaagCAGCAGACGGTGAtgacaagaaaaagaaaaagaagaaactaCTCAAGAAactagaaagaaaaattaagaaagaaatCATCGCGGAAATGTTGAAAAAG gagaaaaagaagaagaagaaaaagaacaaaaagaagaaagaCTCTAGCTCCGAGAGTGATGGCAGTGAGAGTGATAGTGGTGATGAGTGGGTTGAGAAGCCAA caAAATCAAGCAAGTCCAGCAAAAAGGAGAAGTTGTCAAAGACGAGTGACGACGAAGGGGGCATCGTTGGTCCAAACATACAGAAAATTGCCCTGACACACAAGGAAATGGGCAAAGCTCTATTGCCTGGTGAAGGCGCAGCTATGGCTGCCTATGTGGCCGAGGGAAAAAGAATCCCGAGGAGAGGAGAAATTGGCCTCACCTCTGACGAAATCGCTTCTTTTGAGTCTGTTGGTTACGTCATGAGTGGTTCAAG GCACCGTCGCATGGAGGCTGTCCGTATTCGAAAGGAAAACCAGATTTACTCTGCAGATGAGAAACGTGCTTTGGCCATGTTTAGCAAGGATGAGAGGCAGAAGCGAGAACACAAGATTCTTGGTCAATTCAAGGAAATGGTTTCATCTAAAGTGCAGAAGAGAATTTAG
- the LOC135942684 gene encoding uncharacterized protein LOC135942684 — translation MKLQRNNTFFSVIFLVTILVYSDASPKTIKVKNGLGKLPNFKVQKIVIMRIKQRNSTRIRIKKCCGHSKCSDSTTALLTDSPLKPSETQIAPILTKITTAENIVENQPSISNPQTEQTNTMSETPDPLTTSDSFSNDLIPTASSSVFERTVTTPKATISEFTSNKSPLLDPTNPGAATVDVPSVTKTPTDIGKIASDAATSSAPLITTALSTNGLTMGSSTIAAAPTNPAATTIATKGATAAAGTTTTAAATTTAAATTAGPTTSAAVGAPTKTVAGATTTTGAATTTAGAATSAAGGATTADGAATTTAGAATSAAGGATTAAGAATTTANAATTTAILTTTAANKPLCPPYNCSSAGSSLGADGRVKDSSVINGTLKISGDRQYMFSSMEKTWTDAASACCSLGMKLLSLETKDEYAAISKIADFNNALIGEYFTSGSDHKVEGSFVWCSLNNVSITTPLWGAGEPNDSTGTENCVTLTVSATNATIGDRSCTTPMKYICEFPITPKAALYSCLADAKFLGADGQVNVAAPNPDGSFHTICNKLYFIGKTAKSWANSGTECCKRKMILAAIETDAEQKCITTFFSGTGKQLYSGILLWNAGTDQIQEGVFNWFYPDTSLVPVVASNELRWDARQPDNFFGKEDCIQYMEKGGSPPTNLVLNDVDCSISLRYICEKPRRILLSIGHDCDTVVAMKLLRCSSLVTLAIVIKILTNTNEAVSKTIKIRNGKQINMNIGKILVIKAKRRNTTRIRIKKCCGYSKCGISTSDLLTDATTKIYSSNLNNGPTDAAINTAKIKPGTNQKSTVDEPSQTVIQDQPNTISDLPDSLSSLDQLPNDITSEKSSASNVEIVGSTSQNAPVEPSTQNSVPIQSPTSNTLNPESPAASSDATLAGPIASIAGNQPTTVTISNTAQHTSTPTPSQIISGTTARSNILTTNTAFSPTQSIALTTTSIKGAATTAASSQLSTTTNAKSVSTSSGVATTTNSQTQNVLSTTKGPSTTAAVATAGASSTAAATTTASTQTTKAVPFPDCPAVACQQEPAKVSESQLWKPSTNGDFYSGCSKQYFISKAAKKRDDAMIECCKYGLQLLSIDSFDEIACIIDFNSAEAKESGQFWTSGSNLGDLTQNTPGWCTTKTFLPSTSVWFKGQPNNPSTERCISFQMSNTAVGTDYGCHDNTCTNLYRFICEGDVSVCNVTCPRNCPSKLDKKLFNSKNQLMDSNSYGRWITGCGSTYLFSNTRKFGWTGSYDFCCSMGMSMVKFETHEEFKCLFDLNKNEVSLKFNGDFWTSASQLDCAYKFEWCDSGVRLYRNDTRWWPGAGGQPNNLGGAQACTFLHFQPGVLPTDGYLNDWDCAALYDFICEMPAITNPTTVTCNDVLPCSTDATYAQQLQTMTSKTGKFFEACSRTYFFSTNTLTYDAAITECCKYGLRLVSFETLAEFQCVLDLNNANMKYAATFWTSGTNDGIGMENSWGWCPSGKLLESGFSWKTGEPNNIYTENCLALSTAIGDYSLSKIASTNCKLAYRYICEAA, via the exons ATGAAATTGCAGCGcaataacacatttttttctgtcattTTCTTGGTTACAATTTTG GTTTACAGTGATGCTTCCCCCAAAAcaatcaaagtaaaaaatgggCTCGGAAAATTACCTAATTTTAAGGTTCAGAAGATCGTGATCATGAGAATTAAGC aaaggAACTCAACTAGAATCCGGATCAAAAAATGCTGTGGACACTCCAAGTGTAGCGATAGCACGACCGCACTACTCACAGATTCCCCTCTAAAA CCATCAGAAACGCAGATAGCACCGATATTAACTAAAATAACTACAGCAGAAAATATTGTCGAAAATCAGCCGTCAATATCAAATCCACAAACAGAGCAGACAAACACAATGTCCGAAACTCCTGATCCTTTAACAACATCAGATTCGTTTTCAAATGACCTAATCCCGACGGCATCATCCTCAGTGTTTGAAAGAACAGTTACAACGCCCAAAGCTACCATATCAGAATTTACATCTAACAAGAGTCCTCTGTTGGATCCGACAAACCCAGGAGCAGCAACTGTAGATGTTCCATCGGTGACCAAAACACCAACAGATATTGGGAAAATTGCATCAGATGCTGCGACGTCAAGTGCACCGTTAATAACAACAGCATTGTCCACCAATGGTCTAACCATGGGTTCGTCTACAATCGCAGCGGCACCGACCAACCCCGCAGCAACCACAATCGCCACCAAAGGAGCCACGGCCGCTGCTGGTACGACCACCACAGCAGCCGCAACCACCACAGCAGCTGCAACCACCGCAGGTCCAACCACCTCTGCAGCAGTAGGAGCGCCCACGAAAACAGTCGCAGGGGCTACAACAACTACCGGAGCGGCCACCACCACCGCTGGTGCGGCCACGAGCGCCGCGGGAGGTGCAACGACCGCTGACGGCGCGGCCACCACCACCGCTGGTGCGGCCACGAGCGCCGCGGGAGGTGCAACGACTGCTGCCGGCGCGGCCACCACCACCGCTAATGCGGCCACGACAACAGCGATATTAACAACCACAGCCGCAAATAAACCTCTTTGCCCCCCTTACAATTGTTCTTCTGCT gGCTCTAGCCTTGGAGCGGATGGCAGAGTGAAAG ACTCATCAGTTATTAATGGAACACTTAAAATATCTGGAGATCGACAGTACATGTTCAGCTCAATGGAA AAAACTTGGACGGATGCTGCCAGTGCTTGTTGTTCTCTGGGAATGAAATTGCTGAGTTTAGAAACAAAGGATGAATATGCAGCTATTTCAAAGATTGCAGACT TTAACAATGCATTAATCGGAGAATATTTCACATCTGGAAGCGACCATAAAGTTGAAGGCTCGTTTGTATGGTGCTCATTGAATAATGTTTCAATCACAACTCCACTTTGGGGTGCTGGAGAGCCGAACGACTCAACGGGAACAGAAAATTGTGTTACCCTGACAGTTTCTGCGACTAACGCAACAATTGGTGACAGATCATGCACGACACCGATGAAATATATTTGCGAG TTTCCGATCACGCCGAAAGCTGCCCTCTATTCTTGCCTAGCTGAC GCCAAGTTTTTAGGCGCTGACGGTCAAGTTAATG TGGCTGCACCAAATCCTGACGGGAGCTTCCATACAATATGCAACAAGCtgtattttattggaaaaacaGCG AAAAGTTGGGCTAACAGTGGCACTGAATGCTGCAAGAGGAAGATGATACTTGCTGCCATAGAGACAGACGCAGAACAAAAATGCATAACTACCTTCTTCA GCGGAACAGGTAAACAGCTGTACTCGGGAATCTTGTTGTGGAATGCAGGAACCGACCAAATACAGGAGGGAGTCTTCAATTGGTTCTATCCTGACACCAGTCTGGTGCCAGTCGTTGCTTCAAACGAGCTGCGGTGGGACGCACGTCAACCAGACAACTTTTTCGGCAAAGAGGACTGCATTCAATACATGGAGAAAGGCGGCTCTCCCCCGACAAATTTGGTCCTAAATGACGTAGATTGTTCAATCAGCTTGAGATACATTTGTGAAAAACCA AGACGCATTCTGCTGTCCATTGGCCATGATTGTGACACAGTTGTTGCAATGAAATTGCTACGCTGCTCTTCTCTAGTTACTCTCGCCattgtgattaaaatttta ACAAACACCAATGAAGCCGTCtctaaaacaatcaaaataagGAATGGGAAACAAATCAATATGAACATTGGAAAAATTCTAGTCATCAAAGCCAAAC GAAGAAACACAACAAGAATTcgcataaaaaaatgctgtggATATTCTAAGTGTGGCATTAGCACATCTGATCTACTAACGGATGCCACTACGAAAATTTAC tcgtcgaatttaaataatggtcCCACTGATGCCGCAATTAACACTGccaaaattaaaccaggcaCAAATCAGAAGTCTACAGTGGACGAGCCCTCACAAACAGTCATCCAAGATCAGCCAAATACAATATCTGACTTACCAGACTCCTTGTCATCACTAGATCAATTACCAAATGATATAACTTCGGAAAAATCATCGGCAAGTAACGTTGAAATAGTCGGATCAACGTCTCAAAACGCTCCAGTTGAACCATCAACGCAAAATTCCGTGCCCATTCAGTCCCCTACGTCAAATACATTAAATCCAGAATCACCTGCCGCAAGCTCTGATGCAACTTTGGCGGGCCCCATTGCTAGTATTGCTGGAAATCAACCCACTACTGTAACGATCAGCAACACAGCTCAACACACTTCTACTCCTACTCCATCGCAAATTATCTCAGGAACAACTGCAAGATCAAATATCTTAACAACAAACACTGCGTTTTCCCCAACACAGAGCATAGCATTAACCACTACAAGCATTAAAGGCGCAGCAACAACTGCTGCTTCTAGTCAGTTGTCAACTACGACAAATGCAAAAAGTGTATCAACGTCTTCTGGTGTCGCTACTACAACTAATTCTCAAACGCAAAATGTGCTGTCGACCACGAAGGGTCCTTCAACTACCGCTGCTGTTGCTACTGCA GGCGCATCTTCaactgccgccgccaccaccactgCTAGTACTCAAACAACAa AAGCAGTCCCATTCCCCGACTGTCCAGCTGTTGCGTGTCAACAAGAG CCGGCGAAAGTAAGCGAATCACAGCTCTGGAAAC cATCTACAAATGGAGATTTCTACAGTGGATGtagcaaacaatattttatcagcaAGGCTGCA aaaaaacgAGACGATGCGATGATTGAGTGCTGTAAATACGGTCTGCAACTGCTGAGCATCGACTCATTTGATGAAATCGCTTGCATAATCGACTTCAACTCAG CTGAGGCCAAGGAATCTGGACAATTCTGGACATCGGGATCCAATCTTGGTGATTTGACCCAAAATACACCTGGTTGGTGCACAACAAAAACATTCTTGCCCAGCACCAGTGTGTGGTTCAAGGGCCAGCCTAATAACCCCAGCACGGAGAGATGCATTTCCTTTCAAATGTCCAACACTGCAGTTGGAACAGATTATGGTTGTCACGATAATACATGCACCAACCTATATCGATTTATTTGCGAg GGAGATGTCTCAGTATGCAACGTGACGTGCCCAAGAAACTGTCCATCTAAATTAGAC aagaaacttttcaattcaaaaaatcagCTAATGG aTTCCAATTCTTACGGCAGATGGATCACGGGTTGTGGCagtacttatttattttctaacacTAGGAAG tTTGGTTGGACTGGCTCATATGACTTCTGCTGCAGTATGGGAATGAGCATGGTAAAGTTTGAAACCCATGAAGAATTTAAATGCCTCTTTGACCTTAATAAAAACGAAG tttcattaaaatttaatggggATTTTTGGACATCTGCAAGCCAACTTGATTGCGCGTATAAATTTGAATGGTGTGACAGTGGAGTTCGACTTTACAGAAACGACACTAGATG gTGGCCTGGAGCCGGCGGCCAACCTAATAATTTAGGGGGAGCTCAAGCTTGCACTTTTTTGCACTTCCAGCCCGGAGTACTTCCAACAGATGgatatttaaatgattggGATTGTGCGGCTCTGTATGATTTCATTTGCGAG atGCCAGCAATAACAAACCCAACCACGGTCACTTGCAATGATGTTTTACCATGCTCGACTGAC GCAACTTATGCACAGCAGCTCCAAACAATGAcat CCAAGACCGGAAAGTTTTTTGAGGCTTGCAGCAGGACATATTTCTTTAGCACAAACAct CTAACCTATGACGCGGCTATTACTGAATGCTGCAAATACGGTTTGCGGCTGGTCAGTTTTGAAACTTTGGCCGAATTCCAGTGCGTTTTGGATTTGAATAACG CAAACATGAAGTACGCTGCAACATTTTGGACGTCAGGGACTAACGATGGCATAGGCATGGAAAACTCATGGGGTTGGTGCCCTTCgggaaaattgcttgaaagCGGATTTTCTTGGAAAACAGGAGAGCCGAATAATATTTACACGGAAAACTGTCTTGCGTTATCAACTGCAATTGGTGATTACAGTTTGTCTAAAATCGCATCCACTAATTGCAAATTAGCATACCGATACATTTGTGAAGCTgcctaa